A region of the Betaproteobacteria bacterium genome:
GCAGATGCTGCTGGCGATGGCGCGGCGCGTTGATGAAAAGGCACGCAAGGCGCAGAAGCCACGCAAGCCTTCCGTCAAAGGCAAGTTGCAGAAGCCGGGCAAGCCTAACAGGCCAGTGTCGCCCAGCATTGCCGCGTCGATGCCATCTTCGTCAATGCAGTCCAAACCGGATACCGCGGCCGCCACGCCCCCCACCGAAGCCTTCCATCTGCATCGACTGGCACAATCGCAACGCGCCCGTACGCTGGGCATGTTACTGCTGCCATTGGCGGGCGACTATACCGTGCCGTTGCAACGCGCCCCTGATCTGCAGCGCGCGTGCGTGGAAGCTTACGGCCCGCCGGGCGGTGATGCCGTGGCCGGCGATTCGGTCGTGTCGATGCGCGAACTGCTTGGCCTCATCGGCGCGCATGAGTGGCGCAAGAAGGGCGTGGACGTTCCCGCGCTGGGTGAGGGTGAGCGCATCCATCCGCATTACGGCGTATTTGCACCAGTGCGAGGTGAGTACGTCGGATTGGTGGTGAATGCGCTCGAATCGTTGAAGTCGCGCACAAAATCGCTGCCCCTGGCGTTTGATATCGGCACCGGCACCGGCGTGCTTGCCGCCGTAATGGCAAAACGCGGTGTGAAAAGAGTGGTCGCCACCGACATGGACCCACGTGCCCTGGCCTGCGCGAGCGACAACCTGCGGCGGCTGAAACTATCCGCACAGGTGCAGGTCGTGCAGGCTGATCTTTTTCCCTCAGGCCCGGAAGAAAAAAATCGTGCGCCGCTCATCGTCTGCAATCCGCCGTGGATTCCCGCGCGTCCCAGTTCGCCGATCGAAAGCGCGATCTACGATCCGGACAGCCGCATGCTGCGCGGATTCATCAAGGGTCTGGCCGCGCATCTGGAGCCGGGCGGCGAGGGCTGGCTGATCCTGTCGGACATCGCGGAGCACCTGGGCCTGCGTTCACGCGCGGAGTTGTTGGGATATTTTGAGCAGGGTGGCCTGGTCGTCATCGATCGCATCGATGTGCGTCCGAGCCATCCGCGGGTAGCCGATACCACCGATCCGCTGCACGCAGCGCGCGCGGCGGAGGTCACATCGTTGTGGCGCCTTGGGGTGCGTTAGCGTCGACTAGGAAACCACTAAGTTGCCGTTCGTCCTGAGATTGTCGAAGGACTTATTGTGCTTTCCATTATTGATGACACGCAGTATTCCCGTTCGCCCTGAGGTATCGAAGGGTGATAGGGCTTCGATACCTCAGCCCGAACGGTGTATTGATTTATGGAAATTTCAATAATCAGAGGTACCCAATTATTATCTTGGCCCGGGGATTTAACGCGATCCCTCGGCCAGCAGCACCACGCGCACTGAGTAGAGCAGTACGAGTAGATCCAGAAGCAACGTGTGGTTCTTCACGTAGTAAAGGTCGTATTGCAGCTTGTCGGAGGAATCGCCCACCGACGCGCCGTAGTGATGGCGAACCTGCGCCCAACCGGTGACGCCCGGCTTCACACTATGCCTTGCGCCATAGAACGGGATTTGCTTGACCAGCTGATCCACAAAGTAGGGACGCTCCGGCCGCGGACCCACCAGGCTCATCTGGCCCGTAAGCACGGTAATC
Encoded here:
- a CDS encoding class I SAM-dependent methyltransferase, which encodes MSAPPVIRWTEAGLARSARWRSEAGIAPHKRVVIADEQMSADAAYRLACEGTALLWRGDFQNARQMLLAMARRVDEKARKAQKPRKPSVKGKLQKPGKPNRPVSPSIAASMPSSSMQSKPDTAAATPPTEAFHLHRLAQSQRARTLGMLLLPLAGDYTVPLQRAPDLQRACVEAYGPPGGDAVAGDSVVSMRELLGLIGAHEWRKKGVDVPALGEGERIHPHYGVFAPVRGEYVGLVVNALESLKSRTKSLPLAFDIGTGTGVLAAVMAKRGVKRVVATDMDPRALACASDNLRRLKLSAQVQVVQADLFPSGPEEKNRAPLIVCNPPWIPARPSSPIESAIYDPDSRMLRGFIKGLAAHLEPGGEGWLILSDIAEHLGLRSRAELLGYFEQGGLVVIDRIDVRPSHPRVADTTDPLHAARAAEVTSLWRLGVR